The Streptomyces sp. NBC_00659 genomic interval ACCCGTGGTGCGCAAGTCCGCCGCCCCCGAGACCACGGAGCTCGCGGCGGCCGGGGCCGAGGCCACGTCCGTGTGACCGGCCCCTCGCCGCTCAACGCCCCGCACGTATCAGCCGGTTCGGACACGGTCACGACCGCGCCGTCGGCTGCTCTGCGGAACCGAACTTCCCCTCGTAGAAAGGCACTCCAGCGATGATGCCCTCGGACAGCCGCGAACGCGGGGCGACTCCGGTCGACCACCGTGCCGCGATCACGGCGGAGACCGCCCGGTTCGTCGCGGCGCTCAAGAACGCCGATCCGGCCACCGAGGTGCCGAGTTGCCCCGGCTGGACGCTGGCGGACCTGGTCCGGCACACCGGCAGCGTGCAGCGCTGGTTCTCGGCTCTCCTGCACGCCCGCGTCCAGGAGCCCCCGCGAAGTCGCGACGTGGACCTGCGACTTCCCGACCGGTGGGACGGCTACGCCGACTGGCTGGCCGAGAGCGCGACGGTGGCCGCGGAGGCCTTCGCGGCCACCGACCCGGACCTTCCCATGTGGGCATGGGGCGTGGATCAGCACGCCCGCTTCTGGGCGCGCCGGATGCTCTTCGAGACCCTGATGCACCGGGTCGACGCCGAACTGGCGCTCGGCCTGCCGCCCGTGATCGACCGCCCGTCGGCGGTCGACGGCATCGACGAATTCCTCGTCAACCTGCCGTTCGCCGCTTCCTTCGCACCCAGGGTCGCCAACCTGCGCGGTCCCGACAGGACCATCCGCTTCCAGGCGACCGACGGTGACGGCGACTGGCTGGTGCGCCTGCGGTCCGACGGCTTTGGGCTCGACGCGTCCGGGGCGGCAGCCGGATCCGCCGACGCGACCGTTCGGGGAACCGCGGCCGACCTGCTGCTCCTCGTCTACGGCCGTCTCCCCCATGAAGCGGAGGCCATCACATACGACGGGGACGAGGGCCTGTTGACCCTCTGGTTCGACAACTCGGCTTTCTGAAAGGCCGGTTGGGGCGGGCGGCTGGTGAAACCGGCTCCGGGTGCGGAAGAGATTCACTCGTTTCGGGGCGGTCCGTACAACCAAAACCGTTACCGTCATGTCGTACATGGCAGGGAATCGAAAGCCCCAACCACAAGGGGGAACCATGCGTACGAGACGATCCATGGCGGTGCTGGCCGCCCTGACGATGGCCGGGGTGGGTGCGGTCGTGGCCGCGCCCACGCCGGCGGGCGCGGCCACGGCGGCGGTCGCGTGTCCGACCGGCTGGGGCAGCCTTGCGAAGACCGCGGCGGACGCCGACACCGGGTCGCTGACCGACATCAGGACCGGTCAGCACGACTGCTACGACCGCATGGTCTTCGACGTACCCACCGCCGGCACCACGCCGATCGGGTACACCGTGCACTACGTCGACGCCTTCATCCAGGACCCGTCCGGCATTCGCATTCCGGTCTCCGGCGGGGCGATCCTCGAGATCCTGGTGTCCGCACCCTCGTACGACCTGGAGACCGGCACCGCGACCTACCCCGGCCGAGGCGGCCAGCCCCTTCCGGGCGTCAACCTGACCGGCTACCGGACCTTCCGGGACGCGAAGTTCGGAGCCAGCTTCGAGGGAGTCACACAGGTGGGACTCGGCCTTCGGGCCCGGCTGCCGTTCCGGGTGACGCAGCTCTCCGATCGCCTGGTGATCGACGTCGCGCACACCTGGTGAGGAATCGTCGTCGGCCGCGTCAGGGCCGGTGACGAGACGCGAGTGGGACGTGGGCATCCGGTGACCACCGGCGCCCGGCGGCCCGCTCGCGTCCGACTCGTTCGATGCCGGCCCGGCCCGATGCCGGGCGCCGTCGGCGCGCCGTGTCAGGACAGGGCGAGGACGCAGAACTCGTGGCCCTCCGGGTCGGTGAGGCACGTCCACGGTACGTCGCCCTGGCCGATGTCGAGATCGGTGGCGCCGAGGGCCCGCAGCCGGGCCACCTCCGCCTCCTTGTCGTCGCCGGGGTACGGCAGCAGGTCGATGTGGACGCGGTCCGGCACGGTCTTCTCGCCCGGAGTACGGAGGAACTCCAGGTACGGGCCGACATCCTTGGCGGACCGCAGCCTCGCATGATCGTCGGTCACCTCGTGCAGGGTCCAGTCGGTCGCCCCACCCCAGAACCTGGCCATGGCCCGCGGATCCACGCAGTCGACCACCAGTGTGGCGATCGGCCCGGTGTCCCGGTAGACCTCCCGGGGCTCCAGCACGCAGAACTCGTTCCCTTCCGGATCGGCGAGGACCGTCCACGGTACGTCGCCCTGGCCCACGTCGACGGGCGTTGCGCCGAGCGTCCGCAGGCGGTCGACCAGCTCCGCCTGATGGGCGGCGGAGGTGGTGGCGAGATCGAGGTGCACACGGTTCTTCGTCGCTGTCTTGGGCTCCGGCACCGGAACGACGTCGATGCCGAGGACGACCGGGTCCGGCCAGACCGGACCGCCGGGAGGCCCGACGTAGGTGGTCACGCCGGGGCTGTACGCACTCCAGCCGAGCGCCTCCGCCCAGAACCGGCCGACCGCCGAGCTGTCGACGGCCTTGATATTCACGTGAACAGGTCGCAGTGCCATGCCGGTGATCCTATGCACGTGCTTCGCGCCGGCCGCTCCAGCGGCATGAGGGCTCGCCGGGCCGGCCAGGGTCAGGACGTCGGCACCGTGCGGCGGCGCTGCCCCCGGCTGGCGACGGGCATCCGGACGATCGCCGTTCCTCCGTCCAGGTCCACCGTCGTCCGGTTCGGCGGCGCTCCGTCCTCCTCGTCGTCGCGCAGCAGCAGGGCCGACTGGCGCTCCTTCAGCTCGGCCTGCTTGCCCGGCGACAGGCTCGCGTGCAACTGCTCGAACCCGGTCGCCGATATCTGACCCTGCCGTGCCGCGTTGCGCCACGGCAGCAGTCCGGCCTTGCTCGCGCGCAGCAGAAGCTGATCGACGAACGACAGAGCGGTCAGCAGGATGACCAGTCCGGGCAAGGTCATGAAGACGAGGAATGCCATGCCCCGAGTATTGCCTCGGTACCCGGCGGTGTCACCGCCGGGCTGGGGGCCGGCCACCCGGTCGATCTCGGCTGCCCACGCCGGGCGGTGGGGCCAACCGGCAGGATCGTGGCGAAGCCCGCGTCAGGGGGGCGGGACCGGGAGAGTGTCAGGTCCATCATGCCTGCTCGGGGGGCGTTCGCGGTAGGACGGAGCGCACGTCCGTTCGGTCTTGGCACAGGCACCGGCCTGCCCGCAGACTCGTCGTCATCCACTCACCGGCATGCGTGCCGGCGCCCATGTCGGGCTGCCGGCGCGTTCGTTGTGCTGCCTCGTCGTGTGCCGGGGCGGGCCGGGAGTGGTGGAGCGAGGGGGATCGATGGATCAGGACATGGTTATGCGGGCGAGGGTCATGTTGCTGAGCGCCAACACGCGGGTGGTGCGAGGGGTCGCAGGGCTGTGGATCTACCGGACCCTGACACCGGTCGAGCCGGAGGTGTACGGGTCGAAGCTGGCGTACGTACTGGTGGAGGCCTGCGCCTCGCCGTTGGTGCGGGACCTGCCTGAGCGGCGGATGGCTCTGCTGGACGAGGCGGTGGAGGTGGCGACGGCCCTGAGTCCCGCGAACCCGTTCCGGGACAAGGTGCTGGCAAAGGCGCTGAACGCCAGGCGGCGCGAACTCGAGGGGTCTTCGGTGTCCTAGCGGGCTCGTGAGGGTCCGGACGGTCAAGTCCCTTGAGTCGTCGTCCGGTTGGATCCGTGCTGCCGCCCCGGAACGCGCGTTCCGGGGCGGCAGCACGGATCGGCCTTCGGGGCGTGGCTCCCGCGCCCTCGCTCAGCCGCTCAGCCGCTCAGCCGCTCAGCCGCTCAGAGGTTCTGGTTCAGCCTGAAGCTGTAGGTGTCCCCGCTGGCAGGCCATCGGACCGCAGTGCGCTCATAAAACCAGCCCGAGGCCCGGGTCTTCTGACCCGATCCCCAGGTCGGGCAGCCCTTCACGCCTTCGACAACTCCTTGTGCGCAGGCGGCAAGCGCCGTGCGATGTGGGCCAGGAGCCGTCGGCCGAGGGCGGCCGCGAGCGTGGCTCCCGTCACGGCGCTCATGCTCAGGGCGACTTGGGCGGGGCGGGGTGCCAGGGCCGCCGTCGCGCCCAGCACCGCGACGAACGGGCCGGCGAGGAACAGCACGCTGCGGCCGCCAGCCGAGACGCGCCGTCCGGCGGTGTGGCGTGCCAGGGGCGCAGTGCCCGCGAGGAGGGCAATGAGGCTGATCAGGAGGAGCGGAAGCCGGGCCGACGCGGTAAGGAGCGCCGTCAGGCACAGCGCCCCTGTCACCGCATAGCCGACTGTCATCGTCAGCCGGAACGCGGTGGACGTGCCGACGCCGTGCGGTCCGGGCCGCAGGCCCAGCACGATCGCCGTGGTGCGGAGCCCGGCGGACAAGTCCGTCTCCAGGTCCTTGACGTCTCCTCCCGCCACGTCGAACGCCGTGACCACCAGCGCGAGAGCGGCAGCCGCCGCCAGATGTCCGACCGTGGGCGCCGGGGTGAACGCGAGCAGCGGCGCGGCCACGCTGACGCCCCAGAGCAGGTCGGACACCGGTGTGGGGACACGAGAGCGCTTCTGCCGCGTGTTGCCCCAGACAGTGAGGGCCAGGGAGGCCCACAGGAGGGAAGGGTGCTCGCTGGGCAGGGTGAGCACCGCGAGCGTGAACAACGCGCCAAGGAGTAGCGACAGGACGACAGCGTGCCGGACTGGTACGCGTCCCGAGGTCAGGGGCCTGTCGGCTCGCCGTGGGTCCAGGGCGTCCAGTTCCCTGTCGGCGGTGTCGTTGCTGGCACAGCTGAGGCCGTGCAAGGCCAGACCGGCTGCGAACCAGGCGTACGCCGTCGCCGGTGAGCCGGTGGGTAACACGGCAAAGCCCAGCAGGAAGGGCGCCGACAGCAGGGGCAGGCACTCCAGCCGCACCAGACCCGTGTAGTCCCAGAGGCGTCCGGCGATCCCTGTGCCGTCGCGGTTGGAGACGGCTGCGGCCGGTACGGCAGTGCCGTGCGTGGTCCTGGCGTCCCTCACGGTGTCTTTCGCCCGCATGGTGCCGCCTCGCTCAGTGCGTCCAGGGCGTGCTGGAGCATCTCCAGGCTCCTCTCGGTTCCGGCCGCGGACAGCGCGGCGGCGGGGATCGGCTCGCCCCGGGAGACCCGGATCGTACTGAACGGACGGGGCACCGACTGGCCCTGGAACTCCCAGGCCCGGTCCGCGCGGACGCGCAAGGGGGCGACCGCCCTGCCGGTGTCCTTCGCCAGCGCTGCAAGGGAAGTCCTCACCCTGCCGTCCCGGCGGCCTCCGTCCGTGAAGATCCCGACAGGCCCCGTGCGCTCGCGGAGGAAATCCCGGACCTGCTCGTACGGGCTGCGGTGTCCTCCACGGCCGATGCGGAAGACGTCCACTCCTGCGGCCAGAGCGGGCAGTGCTGCCGCGTAGCCGCCGACCGTGTTGTCGTTGACCCAGGCGAAATGACGGAATCCGCAAGCGGCGAAGACCCCAGGGACGAGGTCCCCGTGCGGCATGTAGTAGAGCACCGGGTCCGGGGGCATCACCGTGCGCGGCACTCGCACGGTGGGGCGGAAGAGACCGATGCAGAGGGTGTAGTAGACACCGTAGGTGTGTCCGGTCAGCCGGGTGCGGACCGGGGGCTTCACGCGGTCACCCCAGACGAGCATGGGCGCCTGATCCCTTCTCCGCTCGGTCGAGCTGCGCTGCGGCGCGCTCGGCCCAAGTGTCGGTCAGTCCGAGGACGACTCCGGCGTCGGTCCGCGACAGCGCGCCGCGCGCCCGCTCCAGGCAGCGCAGTGCGAGTCGCAGCACCACGGCCGCTCCGCCGCTCAGATACAGCGCGTCGAGGAGGTCGTCCGCGGTGTGTGCGGCGAAGGGCGTGAGGGAGGGGTCGGCACTGTCCGGGGCGCTGATGCCCAGGGCGCTGATGCCCAAGGAGACGGGGAAGGTGACGTTGCGGTGTTCCCAGTCCTCCCTCAGATCTTGCAGGTCGTCGAGCAACTGGAGTCCGGAACACAGGTCCGTGACAGCCTGGGGAAGCTCCGCGAGGTGCCGCGACCGTCCGCAGCGCGCCGCCACGACGACCAGGGCCAGAATCCCGGGGGCGGCCTTCTCTCCCAGACGGAACACGTCGTCGGGGCTGTAGTCGTCTCCCGGACGCTCGTTGTGCGAGATGTCCCGCAGGAGCGCCTCGGCATAGGCGGCCGCACCGGCGGCATGGGACACCAGGAAGCGCTCGGTTCCGGCCCCGAGCCGTGCCCCGCGCGTCAGGTACAGGGTGAGCGCGGCATCCATGAGCACAGCTTGCCTGGGGGAAAGCCGTCCGTGGTCGACGAGCTGGTCGTGCAGGACGTAGTACAGGTGCCCGAGGCCGAAGACGGTGGCGACCTCCTCCAGCCAGCCTCCGTCCTCCTCTCCCCAGCGCATGGCCTGGGCGAGTGGCATGTAGAAGAAGCCGGAATCGAGGCCGAACACCTTGCGAGGGAGTTCCCGGACCGTCGTGTCGAGCGCGGGTACGGCGCGGGTGATCTCGTGGTGAATGCGGGCGACGACGGTTTCCCAGGGCACGGCGGAGCGCGCCTCGTTCAGGGACGGCATCAGGCGATCTTCTCCTGCTCACGGGTAGGGAGAGCCACCAGGCCGCGGGTCAGCACGAGCCACACGGCGGTGAGGACGGCGACGACGACCGTCGCGAGGGGTGCCCAGAGCAAGCACGCCACCATCAACGAGAAGAAATTCAAGCCGAGATAGCGCTCCCGGCCATTCGGGTCCACGGCCCGCGCCTGCCGCACCAGCGTCCACAGTGAATGGGCGGCCATGCCCTGGAGGACGAGCAGTACGGCCGTCGCCACCGCTCGGTGTCCGGCCGGAGACGGCGCGGCCAGTACCAGTGCGAGAAGGGAGGTCATCGAACCGAGCAACAGAACGCAGAGCAGCAGCAGATAGGAGCGCGTCGGTATCAGCCGGCCTGTATCGGTCAGCCGCACCCCCGCCCGGAGCGCCGTCGTGTCGTCTCCCACAGTCCGGTCGTGTTCGAGGTCCTTGAGATTTCCGGCGACGACATTGAGCAGGACCATGTGGATACCGAAGGCCACGGCCACCAGCCATGCGGGCGTGAGATCACGCGGGGCCGTCACGGCACAGCATAGGACAGCCGGTGCGCCCATGTTCACGCCGAACAGGAGGTCCATCACCAAGGGATGGGCGATCCTGCGCTTCTGATGGGCGTTGGAAAAAGTGACGGTTGCGAAAAGGACGGTCATGCCTACGGCGAACAACCATCCCGATTTTCCGGCGACCGCGGCGAAGATCGTCAGCACGACGGCCAGAGCCAACTGAACGCCGAGCGCGATACGCGCCTCGGTAATACTGACAGCACCACTGACCAGAACACTTCTGCGTCGCGCCGGGTTCCGTCGATCGGACTCCAGATCGGCGAGGTCGTTGACCGTACACCCATAGGTGTGACCGAGCACCCCGAGGGCCGAGACCGCGATCACCGGAGCTGGGGAGACGTCTCCCCCCGCGGCCACCAAGGGGCCGAGGGGGTAGACGAAGGCCGCAGCGCTCGCGGCATGAACCCTGGTCAGCCGGCTGTACCGCCGGAAACCGGAATCCTTTCTCACCAAGTGACGCCTTCATCGGCGCGCGGTTCGAGAAGCCGCCGACGTTCTCGTGTGCTGCCCGCCGTCTCCGCCGTACGCCAATCCTGCTTGATCGAACCCATGAGTTCTTCGAACAATTCGCGATCTTCGATGGTTGCCGAACTACCTTGCTGCACACCCGCCCCCTTGATCAGTGATGCAAAGCTCCAACAGTGTGACCACGCGCGCGATGAACTGTCCATACGTACTGAGTAGTTCGATTATCCGAGATCGGGAGTGCACGATGATGCGAGAAACTCACCGGAAGGATCTCGATCGCTCACGGCAAACGATCAGAACCGGGCGGGGAACCGGGGAATTCTATGAATGTGTGTTCGGTTCGGAAGTGGTGGGCCGCGGGGGCCCGATTCTGGACATCGGCGCAGGCGACTCACCCTTCGGGCGTGATCGGCTGGATGTCGTCCGGGTCGACCCCGCGTACGCGGACGAGCCCCCGGCGGGTTCGAAGGCGGTCGCCGCGCTCGGGCAGGCCCTGCCCTTCGGCGACCGCACGTTCTCCGTCGTCCTGGGAAGCTTCGTCGCCCAGCATGTCCGGGACGTCGACGAGCTGCTGACCGAGTTGCTCCGGGTGGTACGGCCGGAGGGCTTGCTCGCGCTGCACCCGGTCTGGCGGCCGTCCGCCGGACGCCGCGCGGTGAGCGAACTGGGCGGATATGCCCGCTTGTTGCCGTCTGCTGACATCCGGGCATCCTGGTGCGGCGATCAGTGCCCGCCCCCGCGACGGAAACGGTGGAGGACGCTGCCTTCCTTGGTCCTGCACCGGCCACCGCACGGGTCGCCGGGAGAACTCGTCCGGATCGCGGAGACGATCGCCCGGAGCCGCGCGCTTGTCCCCCCTGCCGTCATCGCCGTACCGGCGCGCTGGGGCATGCGGGCCCTGGTCCGCGCACGGGGTACGACACGGCTCACCCTGCCCGGCAACCGGGACTCGCCTCCCTAATTCCCGGCAGCCTTCGGCGAGTCGGCCTCCGCCTTACGCTGCCGGGCAGCGCCGTGAGCCAGGACGGCGAGCATCACCACGGCGCAGGCGATCTGTAACGGCGCGCGCAGCACGAAGCGCGCCACGAGCAGGACATCGGTGTTGCCGCGCAGGTACAGGACGGTCATCACGACGGCTTCCGCGGCGAACCGCGCCGCCCACAGCAAGGTGAGCAGTGCGTGCACCCGCTTCGAACCCGGAACCCGGAACCGCCATCGCCTGGCGACGGCGCGCAGCACCACGCCGATCAGGGGCCGCCGCAGCGCCACGCTCGCCGACAGCACCACCGCGTAGAGCGCGTCGATCAGAATGCCCGGCAGGAAGTAGTCCTGCGCCCGGCCCGTGAGCGCCGCGAGAGCCACAGAAAGGGCCAGCAATCCCAGGGCCACCAGCATCTTCCGCGTATGGCCCAGGCGAGAGGCGATCAGCGTGGCGGCACAACCGACTGCCAGGGCGACACACGCCGCCACGGCCAGGGATGCCGACGCGAAGCGCCAGGCGCCGTACCAGACGAGGGTCGGTGTGCCGACCAGAGCCACCAGGCAGGCGTCGCGGGCCATCACCGAGCGCTGCGATTGCGCCGGCTCCGTCGAATCCGGTGACGTCACGACAGAGTTGCCCCTCTTTCATCCACTGACGCTTTCCATCGGCGGTCGTGCGGCCTCGAAGGGGCCGGCTACCCGAAGAGCAGCATGCCGAGGAATAGCACGCCCACGATGCCTCCCGCGACGGCTGCCGCCTGCGTCCCCGACGTCATGAACACCGCCAGGACGAGCCAGAGAACGAGGAACATCACCGACGCGATCATCAGAGGGAAACCAAGATCGCTGGGTTTGGCCCGGGCGAGCGCCGACAGATTCTCGGCGACCTTCGAGACGATCGCGACGAGGATGATGCCCCCCAGGATCACGCTGACGACGGCCGTGGCCACCGTCTGACTGCCGTCCGCGAGCCACACGTGCTCCACCGATACGGCCCCCTTCCCGCTGCCGGTCAGCTTTTCGATGTCGGCCAGTGTGGAGGGACCGATCGTCAACTGTCCTGACATCGGAGGCTTGTTGCCCGTTTCGTGACCGAAGGGACGCGAGGCGTTGCCGTCGGGGGCCGCCGGGCAAACCGCCGGCGAAGGACGCAGCCGGGCCGTACTCGCCGACGCTAGTGGGCTGGGTCGGTGTCGTAGTCGTTCCGGGCCTGTTCGACCTTGTCGAGGTTGGCGGCGGCCCAGCCGGCGAGGTGGGCGAAGAGCGGGGCCAGGCTGCGGCCCAGCTCGGTGATGTCGTACTCGACCCGAGGAGGGACTTCCGGGTGGTACGTACGGACGACCATGCCGTCGCGTTCCAGCTGCCGCAGCCGCTGGGTCAGCACCTTCGGCGTGATCGTGCCGATCCGTCGTTCCAGCTCGACGAAACGCAGTCGGCCGTGGGAGTTGAGCGTCCACAGGATCGGTGTGGTCCACCGGCTGAACACGATGTCCACAACCGCACTGGTCGGACAGGCGAGTTGAGGGTCGGCCGCATCGGCTGCCACCCAGTCCGTGTTGCCTGCCATGAGCATCCTTAGGGATAGTCACTTTCCTCTAGGTACCTACTATATCCACGGTGTTAGCGTCCCCGTGTCGCCGAGAGAACAGCTCTCCGCGACGGTCCCGCCCACTCGGGCGCGACAATCATGCTGAATCGACACGGGAGTTGTTCATGTTCGTAGTGACGGGGGCAACCGGCAACGTCGGCCGATCGCTCGTCCGGACCCTCGCGGCAACCGGTGTGCGGGTGACCGCGACATCCCGGGGGATCTCGGACGCGGATGTGCCGGAGGGCGTCGGGTACGCGCGGGCCGACCTGGCCGATCCTGAGAGCCTGCGGTCCGTGTTCGACGGAGCCGACG includes:
- a CDS encoding maleylpyruvate isomerase family mycothiol-dependent enzyme, which encodes MMPSDSRERGATPVDHRAAITAETARFVAALKNADPATEVPSCPGWTLADLVRHTGSVQRWFSALLHARVQEPPRSRDVDLRLPDRWDGYADWLAESATVAAEAFAATDPDLPMWAWGVDQHARFWARRMLFETLMHRVDAELALGLPPVIDRPSAVDGIDEFLVNLPFAASFAPRVANLRGPDRTIRFQATDGDGDWLVRLRSDGFGLDASGAAAGSADATVRGTAADLLLLVYGRLPHEAEAITYDGDEGLLTLWFDNSAF
- a CDS encoding AMIN-like domain-containing (lipo)protein, whose product is MRTRRSMAVLAALTMAGVGAVVAAPTPAGAATAAVACPTGWGSLAKTAADADTGSLTDIRTGQHDCYDRMVFDVPTAGTTPIGYTVHYVDAFIQDPSGIRIPVSGGAILEILVSAPSYDLETGTATYPGRGGQPLPGVNLTGYRTFRDAKFGASFEGVTQVGLGLRARLPFRVTQLSDRLVIDVAHTW
- a CDS encoding VOC family protein, producing MALRPVHVNIKAVDSSAVGRFWAEALGWSAYSPGVTTYVGPPGGPVWPDPVVLGIDVVPVPEPKTATKNRVHLDLATTSAAHQAELVDRLRTLGATPVDVGQGDVPWTVLADPEGNEFCVLEPREVYRDTGPIATLVVDCVDPRAMARFWGGATDWTLHEVTDDHARLRSAKDVGPYLEFLRTPGEKTVPDRVHIDLLPYPGDDKEAEVARLRALGATDLDIGQGDVPWTCLTDPEGHEFCVLALS
- a CDS encoding DUF6191 domain-containing protein, whose product is MAFLVFMTLPGLVILLTALSFVDQLLLRASKAGLLPWRNAARQGQISATGFEQLHASLSPGKQAELKERQSALLLRDDEEDGAPPNRTTVDLDGGTAIVRMPVASRGQRRRTVPTS
- a CDS encoding UbiA family prenyltransferase, producing the protein MRAKDTVRDARTTHGTAVPAAAVSNRDGTGIAGRLWDYTGLVRLECLPLLSAPFLLGFAVLPTGSPATAYAWFAAGLALHGLSCASNDTADRELDALDPRRADRPLTSGRVPVRHAVVLSLLLGALFTLAVLTLPSEHPSLLWASLALTVWGNTRQKRSRVPTPVSDLLWGVSVAAPLLAFTPAPTVGHLAAAAALALVVTAFDVAGGDVKDLETDLSAGLRTTAIVLGLRPGPHGVGTSTAFRLTMTVGYAVTGALCLTALLTASARLPLLLISLIALLAGTAPLARHTAGRRVSAGGRSVLFLAGPFVAVLGATAALAPRPAQVALSMSAVTGATLAAALGRRLLAHIARRLPPAHKELSKA
- a CDS encoding UbiA family prenyltransferase codes for the protein MRKDSGFRRYSRLTRVHAASAAAFVYPLGPLVAAGGDVSPAPVIAVSALGVLGHTYGCTVNDLADLESDRRNPARRRSVLVSGAVSITEARIALGVQLALAVVLTIFAAVAGKSGWLFAVGMTVLFATVTFSNAHQKRRIAHPLVMDLLFGVNMGAPAVLCCAVTAPRDLTPAWLVAVAFGIHMVLLNVVAGNLKDLEHDRTVGDDTTALRAGVRLTDTGRLIPTRSYLLLLCVLLLGSMTSLLALVLAAPSPAGHRAVATAVLLVLQGMAAHSLWTLVRQARAVDPNGRERYLGLNFFSLMVACLLWAPLATVVVAVLTAVWLVLTRGLVALPTREQEKIA
- a CDS encoding class I SAM-dependent methyltransferase, whose product is MFGSEVVGRGGPILDIGAGDSPFGRDRLDVVRVDPAYADEPPAGSKAVAALGQALPFGDRTFSVVLGSFVAQHVRDVDELLTELLRVVRPEGLLALHPVWRPSAGRRAVSELGGYARLLPSADIRASWCGDQCPPPRRKRWRTLPSLVLHRPPHGSPGELVRIAETIARSRALVPPAVIAVPARWGMRALVRARGTTRLTLPGNRDSPP
- a CDS encoding DUF3159 domain-containing protein: MTSPDSTEPAQSQRSVMARDACLVALVGTPTLVWYGAWRFASASLAVAACVALAVGCAATLIASRLGHTRKMLVALGLLALSVALAALTGRAQDYFLPGILIDALYAVVLSASVALRRPLIGVVLRAVARRWRFRVPGSKRVHALLTLLWAARFAAEAVVMTVLYLRGNTDVLLVARFVLRAPLQIACAVVMLAVLAHGAARQRKAEADSPKAAGN
- a CDS encoding winged helix-turn-helix transcriptional regulator — encoded protein: MAGNTDWVAADAADPQLACPTSAVVDIVFSRWTTPILWTLNSHGRLRFVELERRIGTITPKVLTQRLRQLERDGMVVRTYHPEVPPRVEYDITELGRSLAPLFAHLAGWAAANLDKVEQARNDYDTDPAH